In one window of Terriglobales bacterium DNA:
- a CDS encoding sugar ABC transporter substrate-binding protein, which translates to MKKLKFLISLRMEENPYQKQHAGTAEEVAQRLGVDLQVQYANNDAITQSEQLLNVIQSPKESRPDGIICAPVGTTLMRVARCAAESGIAWVLLNRDGDYIAELRRAYKVPVFSVTVDQSEIGRIQGRQVNAILPEGGLVLYLIGPSGSSIGEQRLAAMQSTKSANIQVRTLTGDWTEEGGYKAVSRWLQLRTSHETPATLVAGQNDDMAIGARRAFEDQTSREQRARWLSLPYIGCDCCPGAGLEWVRTGLLAASIVNPPTGGLALEMMVRAIRSSSQPPECTTVDPVSYPAVEKLAKILTHTGVA; encoded by the coding sequence GGAAAACCCGTACCAGAAGCAACACGCAGGTACTGCCGAGGAGGTGGCCCAACGTCTGGGCGTTGATCTGCAAGTTCAGTATGCAAACAATGATGCGATTACTCAAAGCGAGCAATTGCTCAACGTTATTCAATCTCCGAAGGAGTCCCGGCCCGACGGCATCATATGTGCCCCGGTTGGGACAACTTTGATGCGTGTAGCGCGTTGTGCCGCCGAGAGCGGCATTGCATGGGTGCTCCTTAATCGCGACGGCGATTACATAGCAGAGCTGCGCAGGGCCTACAAGGTCCCGGTTTTTAGCGTTACCGTAGACCAGAGCGAGATCGGACGAATTCAGGGACGTCAGGTGAATGCAATACTTCCCGAAGGCGGCCTGGTTTTATATCTTATCGGCCCCAGCGGCAGCAGCATCGGAGAGCAGCGCTTGGCCGCAATGCAATCCACAAAGTCGGCCAACATTCAGGTAAGGACACTCACTGGCGATTGGACCGAGGAAGGCGGATACAAGGCCGTAAGCCGATGGCTGCAACTGAGAACTTCGCATGAAACCCCAGCAACTTTGGTCGCCGGGCAAAATGATGATATGGCAATCGGCGCCCGGCGCGCGTTTGAGGATCAGACGAGTCGCGAACAGCGGGCGCGATGGCTCAGCCTGCCTTACATCGGTTGCGATTGCTGTCCCGGGGCCGGATTGGAATGGGTTCGCACCGGACTGCTGGCGGCATCAATCGTCAACCCGCCAACCGGAGGACTTGCTCTTGAAATGATGGTCCGGGCGATTCGGAGCTCATCGCAACCTCCCGAGTGCACAACCGTTGATCCGGTTTCTTACCCGGCCGTCGAAAAGCTGGCGAAAATTCTGACGCACACCGGCGTGGCTTGA
- a CDS encoding DinB family protein yields the protein MGLPESTVIRLRTQLDCLPTILAGISEGALDRRPHPEKWSARENLAHLTRYHEMFLERIERIRSEDRPLLARYAAEDDPKWPLWAAMPASELLTRLRALRARMLELVQQLSDAELSRTAVHSRFGEMTLEQWLEFFLLHEAHHLLVVMQRVRE from the coding sequence ATGGGTCTGCCTGAATCAACCGTAATTCGTTTGAGAACGCAGCTCGATTGTCTGCCGACTATCCTCGCTGGGATTTCTGAGGGTGCGCTTGACCGCAGACCTCATCCGGAGAAATGGTCTGCGCGAGAAAATCTTGCACATCTGACCCGCTATCATGAGATGTTTCTGGAGCGCATTGAACGTATTCGAAGTGAGGACCGGCCGCTGCTCGCGCGCTATGCCGCCGAAGATGATCCCAAATGGCCGCTATGGGCCGCTATGCCTGCGAGTGAACTGCTTACCCGCCTACGGGCATTGCGCGCGCGAATGCTTGAGCTGGTGCAGCAGTTGTCAGATGCGGAGCTGTCACGAACTGCAGTGCATTCGCGTTTTGGCGAAATGACGCTGGAGCAATGGCTGGAATTCTTCCTGCTTCATGAGGCGCATCACTTGCTCGTGGTGATGCAGCGCGTCCGGGAATAA
- the ggt gene encoding gamma-glutamyltransferase, with product MISAYKRKFLKTIAVLFWAMLWVSPLALWGAAGHPIAHPVHARSAMVVSVNGRASEAGVEIMKRGGNAIDAAVATGFALAVVHPQAGNIGGGGFMLIRMANGTTHFLDYREKAPAAATHDMFLDSHGNVSEHASLIGYKAIAVPGSVKGMVYAQKTWGKLPLDVVMAPAIRLAREGFELSYSEARDFNNDDFLPGFEASKEIFLSNPQRHGARYEYGDIFRQPELARTLERIAKDPEDFYHGAIAHELAAAVQKGGGLMTVEDLANYEVKERTVLRGNYRGYEVISAPPPSSGGIVLLETLNILEAVPLSSMGNRSADSIHWTVEAFRRAYMDRAEFLGDPDFAKIPVAQLLDKKYADAWRDTINGNRASISSQLKRPANAFNDLDRVSALAVGGHDSDNTTHYSMIDQEGNAVSVTTTLNDLFGSRVTAEGLGFLLNDEMDDFSSKPGVPNAYGLVQGEANAIGPNKRPLSSMTPTIVVKDNKPFLILGSPGGGRIISTVANILMGVIDYDLNIQEAVNAPRFHHQWLPDEIRMEKNGFSRDTIRLLEQRGHKITFSDAWSDGECIMIDPKTGERQGSSDPRNEGKAVGY from the coding sequence ATGATTTCCGCTTACAAACGCAAGTTTCTGAAAACTATCGCTGTTCTGTTTTGGGCCATGCTATGGGTTTCTCCTCTGGCCCTGTGGGGAGCCGCTGGGCATCCGATTGCGCATCCCGTCCACGCGCGCAGCGCCATGGTGGTGAGCGTGAATGGGAGGGCCTCCGAGGCCGGCGTAGAGATCATGAAGCGCGGCGGCAACGCCATTGATGCGGCTGTGGCTACCGGGTTTGCGCTGGCGGTGGTGCATCCCCAGGCGGGGAACATTGGCGGAGGCGGTTTCATGCTCATCCGCATGGCCAACGGCACAACTCACTTTCTGGATTATCGCGAGAAAGCCCCGGCTGCCGCCACCCACGACATGTTTCTGGATTCGCATGGCAATGTGAGCGAACACGCCAGCCTCATCGGATACAAAGCCATCGCCGTTCCCGGATCGGTCAAAGGCATGGTCTACGCGCAGAAAACCTGGGGCAAGCTGCCGCTCGATGTCGTGATGGCGCCTGCTATCCGGCTGGCGCGTGAGGGTTTTGAGCTCAGCTACAGCGAGGCCCGCGACTTCAATAACGATGATTTTCTGCCTGGGTTCGAGGCTTCAAAGGAAATTTTTCTCAGCAACCCACAGCGGCACGGCGCGCGTTACGAATACGGCGATATCTTTCGTCAGCCGGAGCTGGCACGCACACTGGAGCGGATCGCCAAAGATCCCGAAGATTTTTATCACGGCGCAATAGCGCATGAGTTGGCTGCCGCGGTCCAGAAGGGCGGCGGGTTGATGACGGTGGAAGACCTGGCCAACTACGAGGTGAAAGAGCGCACCGTGCTGCGCGGCAACTATCGCGGATATGAGGTCATCAGCGCTCCGCCGCCATCTTCCGGCGGCATTGTTCTACTCGAGACCCTGAATATTCTTGAGGCAGTGCCACTGAGCAGCATGGGCAACCGCTCTGCCGATTCCATCCATTGGACGGTCGAGGCCTTCCGCCGCGCCTACATGGACCGCGCCGAGTTCCTGGGCGATCCTGACTTCGCAAAAATCCCGGTCGCGCAACTGCTCGATAAAAAGTATGCCGATGCCTGGCGTGACACCATCAATGGCAACCGTGCCAGCATCAGTTCGCAGTTGAAGCGTCCAGCAAATGCGTTTAACGATTTGGATCGCGTCTCAGCGCTCGCCGTGGGCGGGCACGACTCCGACAACACGACGCATTATTCCATGATTGACCAGGAAGGGAACGCGGTTTCAGTTACCACCACGCTGAATGATCTTTTTGGTTCGCGTGTGACCGCCGAAGGCCTGGGCTTTCTGCTCAACGACGAGATGGATGACTTCAGCTCCAAGCCCGGCGTCCCCAACGCCTACGGGCTGGTGCAGGGAGAGGCCAATGCCATTGGCCCCAACAAGCGTCCGCTCTCTTCCATGACCCCGACCATCGTGGTCAAAGATAACAAGCCATTTCTCATTTTGGGATCGCCCGGCGGCGGGCGCATCATATCCACGGTTGCTAATATTCTGATGGGTGTGATTGACTACGATTTGAACATCCAGGAAGCCGTCAATGCCCCCCGCTTCCACCATCAGTGGCTGCCCGATGAAATTCGCATGGAAAAAAACGGCTTCTCCAGAGATACTATTCGTTTACTGGAGCAGCGCGGGCACAAGATCACGTTCAGCGATGCCTGGAGCGACGGCGAGTGTATCATGATTGATCCCAAAACAGGAGAGCGCCAGGGTTCGAGCGACCCGCGCAATGAAGGGAAGGCAGTCGGCTATTGA
- a CDS encoding sugar phosphate isomerase/epimerase family protein, producing the protein MVRAVSTYVFIRQRLHPGLLDGLARAGAEAIEIFCARAHFNYYDRAHVRELAGWFKSNNVKLNSMHAPMFYDEEEWTRGPMEPINIVETDRKRQIQATDEIKRALECAEHLPFRFLVQHLGNSNETFDMRKFDAAMTSVEHLRAFAKPLGVKVLLENIPNELSTPEKLVEFVGTAHLDDVGFCFDAGHAHMMSNVLQAFDVMKHNTYSTHLHDNAGVMDSHLWPGNGKIDWSECTSLLRSAQRGLPLLLEIDGENQTEINEKISKAYDFLEKQTAVKNT; encoded by the coding sequence ATGGTTCGCGCCGTATCTACTTACGTATTTATACGCCAGCGGCTACATCCCGGGCTGCTCGATGGGCTGGCGCGCGCCGGCGCAGAAGCCATTGAGATTTTCTGCGCGCGGGCGCACTTCAATTACTACGACCGCGCCCACGTGCGTGAGCTGGCCGGATGGTTCAAAAGCAACAATGTCAAACTGAACTCGATGCATGCGCCCATGTTCTATGACGAGGAAGAGTGGACCCGCGGCCCCATGGAGCCCATCAATATTGTTGAAACCGACCGCAAGCGGCAAATTCAGGCGACCGACGAGATCAAGCGCGCCCTGGAATGCGCCGAGCACCTGCCCTTCCGTTTTCTGGTGCAGCATTTGGGCAATAGCAATGAGACCTTTGACATGCGTAAGTTCGATGCTGCCATGACTTCGGTAGAGCACCTCCGCGCCTTTGCCAAGCCTTTGGGGGTGAAGGTGCTGCTGGAGAATATTCCGAATGAACTCTCCACGCCCGAAAAATTGGTGGAGTTTGTGGGCACGGCCCATCTGGATGACGTGGGTTTTTGCTTCGATGCCGGGCACGCTCACATGATGAGCAACGTTCTGCAGGCATTCGACGTAATGAAGCACAACACCTACTCGACCCACCTGCACGACAATGCCGGTGTCATGGATTCGCACCTCTGGCCGGGAAACGGAAAAATAGACTGGAGCGAATGCACCTCGCTGTTGCGTTCGGCCCAGCGTGGTCTTCCCCTGCTGCTCGAAATTGATGGCGAGAACCAGACCGAGATCAACGAGAAAATATCCAAGGCTTATGATTTTCTGGAAAAGCAGACAGCAGTAAAAAACACTTAG